One window from the genome of Acidobacteriota bacterium encodes:
- a CDS encoding tetratricopeptide repeat protein, which translates to MAARWSESARREARWTVLAVLVALSMPSARAAGPPYDPSEYVAGREALVRGDVEGAVSAFCSMLRPEAGKPLYTVSVVLLCRRENLRGEFSKLTTVAPVFVQEVPYKGQMCYRVCAGLSSSKGDLGAVLERLSPEALALHPFVTSVAWPCGPPSRGNGDRAAAEAREGAPVAAQAAEMGSGAQTPSSVPSPDRSTPPPTPSPAAGESPAASSEAWFRKGLAAYAQGRREEAEACYRKSLQAAPGRPEVLNNLGVLCLEDRRLEEARGLFQEALGRAPAYGRARLNLAGALWGLGREAEALEEALRAAELDPKDLAAHLTLASFYLARGEKVEALAEAEKVLALDPSNERAQVFAAAARMEEDHQ; encoded by the coding sequence ATGGCGGCGAGATGGAGCGAATCCGCGCGTCGGGAGGCCCGCTGGACGGTCCTGGCCGTCCTCGTCGCCCTTTCGATGCCATCGGCCCGGGCGGCGGGTCCCCCGTACGATCCCTCGGAGTACGTGGCCGGGCGCGAGGCGCTGGTCCGGGGGGACGTGGAGGGGGCGGTTTCGGCTTTCTGCTCCATGCTTCGCCCCGAGGCGGGGAAGCCCCTCTATACGGTGAGCGTGGTGCTCCTCTGCCGCCGGGAGAACCTGCGGGGCGAGTTCTCCAAACTGACCACCGTCGCCCCCGTCTTCGTCCAAGAGGTGCCCTACAAGGGGCAGATGTGTTACCGGGTCTGCGCCGGGCTGTCCTCGTCCAAAGGTGACCTTGGGGCGGTCCTGGAAAGGCTCTCTCCCGAGGCTCTGGCTCTGCATCCCTTCGTGACCTCCGTGGCCTGGCCCTGCGGACCTCCCTCTCGGGGGAACGGAGACAGGGCGGCGGCGGAGGCGCGGGAGGGGGCGCCGGTGGCGGCCCAGGCGGCGGAGATGGGCTCCGGCGCGCAGACCCCGTCCTCTGTCCCCTCTCCCGATCGCTCCACCCCACCGCCGACGCCTTCTCCCGCGGCGGGCGAATCGCCGGCGGCCTCCTCCGAGGCCTGGTTTCGAAAGGGGCTCGCGGCCTACGCCCAGGGCCGCCGGGAGGAGGCCGAGGCCTGCTACCGGAAGTCCCTTCAGGCCGCGCCCGGACGACCCGAAGTGCTCAACAACCTGGGCGTCCTGTGCCTGGAGGACCGCCGCCTCGAAGAAGCCCGGGGGCTCTTCCAGGAGGCCCTCGGCCGGGCGCCCGCCTACGGCCGGGCGCGCCTGAACCTGGCCGGCGCACTATGGGGGCTCGGGCGCGAGGCGGAGGCCCTCGAGGAGGCTCTGAGAGCGGCCGAACTCGACCCGAAGGACCTGGCGGCCCACCTGACCCTGGCCTCCTTCTATCTGGCCCGGGGCGAAAAGGTCGAGGCCCTTGCGGAGGCGGAGAAGGTCCTGGCTCTGGATCCTTCCAACGAGAGGGCCCAGGTCTTTGCCGCCGCCGCCCGGATGGAAGAAGACCACCAGTGA
- a CDS encoding ABC transporter ATP-binding protein produces the protein MTCALEVSGLRFAYPALPGPLAWLSRGPTRTLQVLDGVSFRVDLGEKVCLMGANGAGKSTLLKVVLGFLKPCGGEIRLFGRPADREGRRRVGYVHPDERSFYWRLTVLQNLEFFGGLWGLDRREARARAALWAEELELEPWLGRPFADLSTGLRQRTAIARALLHGPDVLVMDEPTRSLDPPSAARFRRWLSEGPLRDKAVLLSTHGLDEAKALGGACLVLAGRRLVWQGGPPDEEALRGLMEAPL, from the coding sequence GTGACGTGCGCCCTGGAGGTTTCGGGCCTTCGCTTCGCCTACCCCGCCCTTCCAGGCCCGCTGGCGTGGCTGTCGCGGGGCCCGACCCGGACCCTGCAGGTCCTGGATGGGGTCTCCTTCCGCGTGGATCTCGGCGAGAAGGTCTGCCTCATGGGCGCCAACGGGGCGGGAAAATCCACCCTGCTCAAGGTGGTTCTGGGCTTCCTGAAGCCGTGCGGGGGGGAGATCCGGTTGTTCGGCCGGCCCGCCGACCGGGAGGGGCGCCGGAGGGTCGGATACGTCCATCCCGACGAGAGGTCCTTTTACTGGAGGCTGACGGTCCTGCAGAACCTGGAGTTTTTCGGAGGCCTGTGGGGGCTGGACCGGCGGGAGGCGCGGGCCCGCGCCGCCCTGTGGGCCGAGGAACTGGAGCTGGAGCCGTGGCTCGGGAGGCCCTTCGCGGACCTCTCCACGGGCCTGAGGCAGCGGACGGCCATCGCCCGGGCCCTCCTGCACGGCCCCGACGTCCTGGTGATGGACGAGCCCACGAGGAGCCTCGATCCTCCCTCGGCGGCCCGCTTCCGCCGGTGGCTGTCCGAGGGACCCTTGCGGGACAAGGCGGTCCTGCTCTCCACCCACGGACTGGACGAGGCGAAGGCCCTGGGGGGGGCCTGCCTGGTCCTTGCGGGAAGGCGGCTGGTCTGGCAGGGCGGCCCCCCCGACGAAGAGGCCCTCCGGGGCCTCATGGAGGCGCCGCTGTGA
- a CDS encoding ABC transporter permease → MKLLRVAAAVLIRDLRLALSYRLNFLLTAAAGVFSTVLWYYLSAFVSPKAGSVPGGYFGYVVTGTALLGYVHAALHGFSRRLREEQTTGTLEILVSSPAPPWALLVLSSLWEMGARTLEAAFLLAVAGLLGLQVQVAHPWALVPLGILTVTSFAGLGILAASFLLIFQRGEPVTPFVGGLMALLGGVFFPPELLPPSLALLSRLVPLTWAVEGLRGVLLEGKGTGDLGVVFAALGLFTALLLPASFVYFTFALKVARRHGLLTKY, encoded by the coding sequence GTGAAACTCCTCCGGGTGGCTGCGGCGGTGTTGATCCGGGACCTGCGACTGGCCCTCTCCTACCGGCTCAACTTCCTCCTCACCGCGGCCGCGGGCGTCTTCAGCACGGTGCTGTGGTATTACCTCTCGGCCTTCGTCTCCCCGAAGGCGGGGTCCGTTCCCGGAGGGTACTTCGGCTACGTCGTCACCGGGACGGCCCTCCTGGGATACGTCCACGCCGCCCTCCACGGCTTCTCGCGGAGGTTGAGGGAGGAACAGACCACGGGGACGCTGGAAATCCTCGTCTCCTCGCCGGCCCCCCCCTGGGCCCTCCTCGTGCTTTCCTCCCTCTGGGAGATGGGCGCGAGAACGCTCGAGGCCGCGTTTCTGCTGGCCGTTGCGGGCCTTCTGGGGCTCCAGGTGCAGGTCGCGCACCCCTGGGCCCTCGTGCCGCTCGGGATCCTCACGGTGACGAGCTTCGCGGGCCTGGGGATCCTCGCCGCCTCCTTCCTCCTGATCTTCCAGCGCGGGGAGCCCGTCACGCCCTTCGTGGGCGGGCTGATGGCCTTGCTGGGCGGCGTCTTTTTCCCCCCCGAACTCCTGCCCCCCTCTCTCGCCCTCCTCTCCCGCCTCGTCCCCCTCACCTGGGCCGTGGAGGGTCTGCGGGGCGTTCTCCTGGAGGGCAAGGGGACGGGGGATCTCGGCGTCGTCTTCGCCGCCCTGGGCCTGTTCACGGCCCTGCTCCTTCCCGCATCCTTCGTCTACTTCACCTTCGCCCTGAAGGTCGCCCGCCGCCACGGTCTGCTGACGAAGTATTGA
- the murJ gene encoding murein biosynthesis integral membrane protein MurJ, producing MPSRPAPGCARGGPLAGAGTYPRSIQLLCYLGTMDGQGGPSLLVRDTAAVSGLTLLSRVLGYLRDRVAAHLLGTSFAADAFYLAFRIPNTVRRLVAEGALATAVVPELVRASASGGMEDRSTLLGRRILWTFGTLAGAVGLAGVLLAPWVVRVLAWDFRTTAPEAYRLAGGLTAALFPYVALAGVAALLSSLLLARGEFAVPTLSLSVLNATVIAGALALAPVLPSPAWALAGAVLLGGFFQAAVQVPPLRRRGIPLGPAWGWSDPAVRRLLARAAPAVFGAGASQVIFLLATVLAHTAGEGYVSALYFANRLEEIALGLVTVPLSLVALPSLARAAGEGDRALFLGTLRRVLSMGLFLLVPAASGLAVLAGPIVRVLFQTGEFTDLSADLTAGPVVWLAAGLVPWGAGALLVRASHGLGDVRSPVAAALTALGLFAVSGPPACRLWAAEGIAGAFSVSGFVYAGILAFSLRRRLGHPFLPGPVWWARLLAAAFSAMLAATGAAWVWPPRPGWAGAPALFTAVALAVILFSALAWVLKMEEIRELRGAIGKGTPR from the coding sequence GTGCCGAGCAGGCCCGCACCGGGGTGCGCGCGGGGCGGTCCGCTCGCCGGGGCGGGTACCTATCCGCGCTCCATCCAGCTCCTGTGCTACCTTGGAACGATGGACGGCCAGGGCGGTCCCTCCCTCCTCGTGCGGGATACGGCGGCGGTGTCGGGGCTCACTCTGCTCAGCCGGGTGCTCGGATACCTTCGGGACCGCGTGGCGGCGCACCTGTTGGGCACCTCCTTCGCCGCGGACGCCTTCTACCTGGCCTTCCGCATCCCGAACACCGTGCGCCGGCTCGTGGCGGAAGGGGCCCTCGCGACCGCCGTCGTGCCCGAACTGGTCCGCGCTTCGGCGAGCGGCGGGATGGAGGACCGATCCACTCTCCTTGGCAGGCGGATCCTGTGGACCTTCGGGACCCTGGCGGGGGCCGTCGGGTTGGCCGGCGTTCTTCTGGCGCCGTGGGTCGTCCGCGTCCTGGCGTGGGATTTCCGCACCACGGCACCCGAGGCGTACCGTCTGGCCGGAGGGCTGACCGCGGCGCTCTTCCCGTACGTCGCCCTGGCGGGGGTCGCGGCCCTTCTCTCGTCCCTCCTCCTCGCGAGGGGCGAATTCGCGGTTCCCACGCTCTCCCTTTCCGTCCTCAACGCCACGGTCATCGCGGGCGCGCTCGCGCTGGCGCCGGTGTTGCCGTCTCCCGCGTGGGCGCTGGCCGGGGCCGTCCTCCTGGGAGGATTCTTCCAGGCGGCCGTCCAGGTTCCGCCTCTCCGGAGGAGGGGGATTCCGCTCGGGCCGGCCTGGGGCTGGTCGGATCCCGCCGTTCGCCGCCTGCTGGCCCGGGCGGCGCCCGCGGTTTTCGGGGCCGGGGCCTCGCAGGTGATCTTTCTTCTGGCCACGGTCCTCGCCCACACGGCGGGGGAAGGCTACGTATCGGCCCTGTACTTCGCCAACCGTCTGGAGGAGATCGCGCTCGGGCTGGTGACCGTGCCCCTTTCCCTGGTGGCCTTGCCGAGCCTCGCGCGGGCGGCCGGGGAGGGCGACCGGGCGCTTTTCCTGGGGACGCTCCGCCGCGTTCTTTCCATGGGCCTCTTCCTCCTCGTCCCCGCCGCCTCGGGCCTGGCCGTCCTGGCGGGGCCCATCGTTCGCGTGCTTTTCCAGACCGGAGAATTCACGGACCTCTCGGCGGACCTCACGGCGGGCCCCGTGGTCTGGCTCGCCGCGGGGCTGGTGCCCTGGGGGGCGGGGGCGCTTCTGGTCCGGGCATCGCACGGGCTGGGCGACGTGCGGAGTCCCGTGGCCGCGGCACTCACGGCTCTTGGGCTCTTCGCCGTGTCGGGTCCCCCCGCCTGCCGGCTCTGGGCCGCCGAAGGGATCGCCGGTGCGTTCTCGGTCTCGGGGTTCGTCTACGCGGGGATCCTGGCGTTTTCCTTGCGAAGGCGCCTCGGGCATCCATTCCTGCCGGGACCCGTCTGGTGGGCGCGCCTTCTCGCCGCCGCCTTCTCCGCGATGCTGGCCGCCACGGGGGCGGCGTGGGTCTGGCCTCCCCGGCCCGGTTGGGCCGGCGCACCCGCCCTCTTCACGGCCGTGGCGTTGGCCGTTATCCTGTTCTCGGCCCTCGCCTGGGTCCTCAAGATGGAGGAGATTCGGGAGTTGCGGGGCGCCATCGGGAAAGGGACACCGCGTTGA
- the dtd gene encoding D-aminoacyl-tRNA deacylase: MILVLQRVRRACVRVDGETVGSIGAGLVALVAVESSDGEAQAAWCARKVSQVRVFSDGEGKMNRSVLDVGGAVLAVSQFTLVGDLRKGTRPSFSRAAEPQTAKRLFECFVNGLRQEGVKVQTGRFQAMMEVDLVNDGPVTLVLRKSAPGLEGGGDHGDS; the protein is encoded by the coding sequence TTGATCCTGGTCCTCCAGAGAGTCCGTCGGGCCTGCGTCCGGGTGGATGGGGAGACGGTCGGGTCCATCGGGGCCGGACTGGTGGCTCTCGTCGCCGTGGAGTCCTCGGACGGGGAGGCCCAGGCGGCCTGGTGCGCCCGCAAGGTCTCGCAGGTCCGAGTCTTTTCGGACGGCGAGGGAAAGATGAACCGCTCCGTGCTGGACGTGGGAGGCGCCGTGCTCGCCGTGAGCCAGTTCACCCTGGTGGGAGACCTCAGGAAGGGAACGCGGCCCTCCTTCAGCCGCGCCGCGGAGCCGCAGACGGCGAAGCGCCTCTTCGAGTGTTTTGTGAACGGCCTGAGGCAGGAGGGGGTCAAGGTGCAGACGGGCCGGTTCCAGGCCATGATGGAGGTGGACCTCGTCAACGACGGCCCCGTGACCCTCGTCCTGAGGAAATCCGCTCCGGGCCTGGAAGGGGGAGGGGACCATGGCGATTCCTGA
- a CDS encoding ferredoxin--NADP reductase, with amino-acid sequence MAIPEANARVTGRAEVAPGLLTLRVAPEGWELPEFTPGQFAVLGLPPGSPRCDFAEPEDPAPAPDRLLRRAYSIASSSRAREYLEFYVALVRSGAFTPRLFALAVGDRLWLSPRITGMFTIREVPEGSDLVLVATGTGLAPYMSMLRSGLAARSGRRFAVIHGARHSWDLGYRSELMALERAWPRFSYFPVVSRPEEEDPPWTAHRGYVQDLWTSDAVGRAWGRTPSPEDTHVFLCGNPFMVDGMAGLLKDAGYREHTSRSPGEIHVERYW; translated from the coding sequence ATGGCGATTCCTGAGGCCAACGCCCGGGTGACGGGCCGCGCCGAGGTGGCCCCCGGGCTCCTCACCCTGAGGGTGGCCCCCGAAGGCTGGGAACTCCCCGAATTTACTCCAGGCCAGTTTGCCGTGCTCGGTCTCCCTCCCGGATCTCCCCGGTGCGATTTCGCGGAGCCGGAGGATCCCGCCCCGGCCCCCGACCGGCTCCTGAGAAGGGCCTATTCCATCGCCTCCTCCTCTCGCGCGCGGGAGTACCTGGAGTTCTATGTGGCGCTGGTGAGGTCCGGGGCCTTCACCCCGAGGCTCTTCGCCCTGGCGGTGGGGGACCGGCTCTGGCTCTCCCCCCGGATCACCGGGATGTTCACGATCCGGGAGGTGCCCGAAGGGTCCGACCTCGTGCTCGTGGCCACGGGCACGGGCCTCGCCCCGTACATGAGCATGCTCCGCTCCGGCCTCGCGGCGCGGTCCGGGCGCCGCTTTGCGGTGATCCACGGGGCGCGCCATTCGTGGGACCTGGGGTACCGGTCGGAACTCATGGCGCTGGAGCGCGCCTGGCCGCGGTTTTCCTATTTTCCCGTGGTGAGCCGTCCCGAGGAGGAAGACCCGCCGTGGACGGCCCACCGCGGATACGTGCAGGACCTGTGGACTTCGGACGCCGTGGGGCGGGCGTGGGGTCGGACGCCTTCGCCCGAAGACACCCACGTGTTCCTGTGCGGCAACCCCTTCATGGTGGATGGGATGGCGGGGCTCCTGAAGGACGCCGGGTACAGGGAACACACGAGCCGGAGCCCCGGGGAGATCCACGTGGAGAGGTACTGGTGA
- the xerD gene encoding site-specific tyrosine recombinase XerD, with amino-acid sequence MKGKPGRPGLPEEAERFLEYATVERGLSPKTTEAYRGDLGRFFARCRKAPQEVGREDIRRFLGMEREAGLASATAARRLVALRTFYRFLILEKLVESDPTENIESPRPVKRLPSYLTPEEVDRLLSAPDGASPRGLRNRAMLEVLYATGLRISELVGLTTERVNSEAGFVLVLGKGGKERVVPLGEVALDWLERYRREARPLLLGERTSRALFVTSRGGAMTRQNAWMFIKACARGAGITKPMSPHTLRHSFATHLLEHGADLRSVQLLLGHSDISTTQIYTHVEQERLKRIYRKYHPRA; translated from the coding sequence GTGAAGGGGAAACCGGGTCGCCCGGGCCTGCCGGAGGAGGCGGAGCGCTTTCTCGAATACGCCACCGTGGAGCGGGGCCTCTCGCCGAAGACCACGGAAGCCTACCGGGGAGACCTGGGCCGCTTTTTCGCCCGGTGTCGGAAGGCGCCGCAGGAGGTCGGACGGGAGGACATCCGGCGCTTTCTCGGCATGGAGCGGGAGGCGGGTCTCGCCTCCGCTACGGCCGCCCGCAGGCTCGTGGCGCTGCGCACGTTCTACCGCTTCCTCATCCTCGAGAAACTCGTCGAGTCGGACCCCACCGAGAACATCGAGAGCCCGCGCCCCGTGAAGCGCCTCCCCTCCTACCTGACGCCCGAGGAGGTGGATCGCCTCCTCTCCGCCCCCGACGGCGCTTCGCCGAGGGGGCTGAGGAACCGGGCCATGCTGGAGGTGCTCTACGCCACGGGCCTGAGGATTTCGGAGCTCGTGGGCCTCACCACGGAGCGCGTGAATTCCGAGGCGGGCTTCGTGCTCGTCCTCGGAAAGGGCGGAAAAGAGCGGGTCGTTCCCCTGGGCGAGGTGGCCCTGGATTGGCTGGAGCGCTACAGGCGGGAGGCCCGGCCGCTCCTTCTCGGCGAAAGGACGTCGAGGGCCCTCTTTGTCACGTCCAGGGGAGGGGCCATGACGCGCCAGAACGCCTGGATGTTCATCAAGGCCTGCGCGCGGGGCGCGGGCATCACCAAGCCCATGAGCCCCCACACCCTCCGCCATTCCTTTGCGACCCACCTTCTGGAGCACGGCGCCGATCTGCGGTCCGTCCAACTGCTCCTGGGCCACAGCGACATTTCCACCACGCAGATTTACACCCACGTGGAGCAGGAGCGGCTGAAGCGGATCTACCGGAAATACCACCCGAGGGCGTAA
- a CDS encoding DUF4190 domain-containing protein — protein sequence MSDVYQAQPVAPEKASGMAIAALVLGILGFCCCGMFAGIPALICGWMENGKINRGESSPKGKGFAVAGMILGIIATILGCIQIIWIFFFGGLNVLQGLSQMR from the coding sequence ATGAGCGACGTCTATCAGGCACAGCCGGTCGCACCGGAAAAGGCCAGCGGGATGGCCATCGCGGCGCTGGTTCTCGGGATCCTGGGCTTCTGCTGCTGCGGGATGTTCGCCGGAATCCCGGCGCTGATCTGCGGCTGGATGGAAAACGGAAAGATCAATCGGGGGGAGAGCTCCCCCAAGGGCAAGGGTTTCGCCGTCGCGGGCATGATCCTGGGCATCATCGCTACGATCCTGGGATGCATCCAGATCATCTGGATCTTCTTCTTCGGCGGCCTGAACGTCCTGCAGGGCCTTTCCCAGATGCGCTAG
- a CDS encoding DUF2752 domain-containing protein yields MVPRRFSRLDHFLYLGAWLGFAAVLALAAWLHPDPSGVGTHTGLHLPPCTFYAVFHKPCPSCGMTTAFSLLMHGRPIEALRAQPAGVAVFAAGLWAWLYLPLAWRRRRPLEHIFDTRAFVPVVLSLIILILAVWGWKMVR; encoded by the coding sequence GTGGTTCCCCGGCGTTTCTCGCGGCTGGACCACTTCCTTTATCTCGGCGCCTGGTTGGGCTTCGCGGCCGTGCTGGCCCTGGCGGCCTGGCTCCACCCCGACCCCTCGGGAGTGGGCACCCACACCGGGCTTCACCTCCCGCCCTGCACGTTCTACGCGGTCTTTCACAAACCCTGCCCCTCCTGCGGCATGACCACCGCCTTCTCCCTCCTCATGCACGGCAGGCCCATCGAGGCCCTGCGGGCGCAACCGGCCGGAGTGGCGGTCTTCGCGGCGGGGCTCTGGGCCTGGCTCTACCTCCCCCTCGCCTGGCGCCGGCGGCGGCCGCTGGAGCACATCTTCGACACGCGGGCCTTTGTGCCCGTCGTCCTCTCCCTCATCATCCTCATCCTCGCCGTCTGGGGATGGAAGATGGTCCGGTGA
- a CDS encoding chemotaxis protein CheC: MLSEIEPQDLDALREVSNIGAGHAVTALHQMTHRIITLEVPHVRLVPFSRVVEALGGPEEEVVGLFFRIFGGSRGNMLVVMPRQAADRLLSALFNGQRATKPFGDMEISALKEVGNILTSSYLNAIGSLLSIPLIPSIPAFSLDMAQAVVDLLLIELAEVTSKALVIQTEFSTRDRSFAGHFFLLPDPVSIETILAAIRKMRGRG, from the coding sequence ATGCTCTCTGAAATCGAACCGCAGGATCTGGACGCCCTCCGCGAGGTGAGCAACATCGGCGCGGGGCATGCCGTCACCGCCCTCCACCAGATGACGCACCGCATCATCACGCTGGAAGTGCCTCACGTCCGCCTCGTACCCTTCTCGCGCGTGGTGGAAGCGCTGGGCGGGCCAGAGGAGGAGGTGGTGGGCCTCTTCTTCCGCATTTTTGGAGGCTCCCGGGGCAACATGCTCGTGGTGATGCCCCGCCAGGCCGCGGACCGGCTCCTCTCGGCCCTCTTCAATGGACAAAGGGCGACCAAGCCCTTCGGAGACATGGAGATCTCGGCCCTGAAGGAGGTGGGGAACATCCTCACATCCTCCTACCTGAACGCCATCGGGAGCCTGCTGTCCATCCCCCTCATCCCCTCCATCCCTGCGTTCTCGCTCGACATGGCCCAGGCGGTGGTGGACCTCCTGCTCATCGAACTCGCGGAGGTGACGAGCAAGGCCCTCGTCATTCAGACCGAATTCTCCACCCGGGACCGCTCCTTTGCGGGACACTTCTTCCTGCTGCCCGACCCCGTTTCCATCGAGACCATCCTGGCCGCCATACGGAAGATGCGGGGGCGGGGGTGA